In Oryza sativa Japonica Group chromosome 8, ASM3414082v1, the sequence CATTACCAATGGATTATTCATCTCGTACGTCTTTGCGCTATAAAATGCGTCTATTTTGACGATGAGCTTTTCCATTCTTcatccccgcgccgcgcgctatTCGAATACGCCGCCAGCTTGAGCTtaattagagcacccgcaatggtaaagtaaggtgttatctataaaacatgtacatctcagcaatagactagattaatagtaaaccatctcaatagtatgtctacatgggtatctatagctctctaatacattgtctcgtttttctctatagactatctccaagttagtagatagctttgctctctctcttcatttaatctcttccaagtaggaaaatatgctgacatggatctcttatagagagcctatagataaccattgtgggtgcccttagtactccctccatattttaatgtatgacgccgttgactttttgacaaacgtttgaccttttgtcttattcaaaaaatttatgtaattatcatttattttattgtgacttgatttatcatcaaatgttctttaagcatgatataagtatttttatattcgcataaaaaatttgaataagacaaatggttaaacgttggttaaaaaatcaacggcgtcatacattaaaatagggagggagtactagtatgATCAATCTGAACCAACAATTTTTCTTCACAAAtttctgatttatttttttccaagcCTGATACAGTTAATTGTTTTCTGCCTTCAGGTTTTGCGGTGGAGGAATCAAATGGAAAGCATGCTGCTACCGCCGGAGAGCAGGGACTGGTCGGAGCTGCCGATGGACGCGTTCTCGGTGATCTTCGCCAAGCTCGGCGCCATCGAGCTCCTCATGGGCGCCGGCCTCGTGTGCCACTCATGGCTGCACGCCGCCAAGCTGCCTCACCTGTGGCAATGCGTGGAGATGGTTCACCACGAGGCCCTGAGCCTGAAGGAACCCATTGTCATGTCCGAAATGGCTAGGGCGGCCGTGGACCGCTCTGATGGCCGGCTTGAGGCGTTCGAGGGGCAGTGGTTTGTTAACGATGGGCTGCTCAACTATATACGGGACAGGTATGTACTCAATCTTGTTTCGGCCATAGTCATTAAGACCGGACAAGAAAATGAGTAAACTGATATTGGTGGGAGCTTTCTGTCATTTGCTGGGCTTTATGGTTAAGTAGaaatgatatgttttttttgacaaatcaccatctatttcCTATATGCAAGTAATTTTTAGGGCAACACACTGGCTCCGGTGTTGGGCACAGCTACAAAGGTGTGATGATGATGGGAAGTTTCTAAAGGTTGCATGCCGCAAGTTGGAGTCGATGGTTGTGCAACTTTTTACCAATTATGGAtggagatttacaaatagacttGAATAAATGTATTCTCCTCGTTTTGGTCTGGTTTCCTCTGCTTTGGTGTGGTGTGTTCTTTTTAATCTGAACTACACTCTTTTTATGAGTGCAACTTTATAATAATTGGATGTAGCTCGTTTTAGAGCAAAGGCCAGGatgttatattccattatctaaaaaaaattaaactggtGAGGCTTTTGGTTCGATGGTTCACTAGTTCAACCGGTTGAACCAATGGTCTAATCCGGTTCAGTAGGTTTTAAATATGTTACTCGTTCCTTTCAAACACAAGTGGGATGATAGCCTGGTGGTTGGTGGGCTTCCTCCCTCACACGTGATCCTGGGATCAAATCACTCCGACACCTGTCAGTTTTATAGCGGTTTTTTCTGAAaactggccggtctgaccggtttatatattggtttgatTGCATATCCGGTCTTTTAACTGGACCGAACCGGCAGAGGCTCCGGTCCGACCGCCGGTCATCGTATAATGTAACAATCCGAACCGGCGGTCGtatctagtactggatgtgacacatcgtCTTACAATATCTGGAttcgtagtagtagtacatgtCTTGTCCGGTACTATGTTAGTATATTAGTACAAATTAAAATGCATCgcatcaactttttttttaaaaaaagcacaTCGCATCAACTTGATCATTGAAGTACTTCAATGTTCATGCTGTACGTTGAAACAACCACACCATCATTTGATAagttgacattttttttccgtTCCTTGCTCACTATATTACTCATCATCAGGTCACCGAAGCTGAAGCGCCTGTGCCTTGTCTCATGCTACAGTGTCTACAAGGAAGCGTTCATCGAGTTCATAGCAAAGTGTCCGCTGATAGAGGACATCGCCCTCATCAACTGTGGAAGTGTCGTCTTCCACGCTTTGAATGTGATCACCGGAAAATCATTCCCGCAGCTGAAGCGGTTCGAGCTACGAACGGCATTTGAGCGACCTTGTTACGGGTGCGATGTGCCGCTGGGGATTCCAACGGTGCGCCACCTGCAACACCTGATTTTAGGGGGCATCATCGACATCGACAACGAAGAGCCCCCTGCCCTCACCTTGATCTTATTGGCATCAGGGAGTGCTATGAGCTCAAGGTCGTCGATGCTACGTACCCTGCGAGCAAAGTGTGCCAAGATCAAGATACGTACTGAAGCTTCCCTGCTACCTTGAATATAATGTTAGAGCGGGTACAATAAGCTGATTCAGCAGGCTGCAAAATATTCTAGATCATTCAAATCCTAGTTGGAAGGGAGAGAATCGCGGAGAGAGAAGGAAGCCGACGACTATTCTAGCGCTAGCGATAGCACGCATACATATGTAGGTACAGTTCCTGGTGCCAATAGAAAATACATTTGTGGGCCCAACCATCACTTCGTCCGATCCCCTGTGcgttttcctcttcctctccgttGCATGCCGGACAAGATCTTCGCCGCGCTGCCGCACGCCATCGCTCGCCAATCTTCAGCTCCGTTAATGTTTCTCCAATCCCGCTTGCCTGCATCTTGCGAGGCTACTCTCGCCCATGGTCCATGGCTAAAAAACTCGACCCGATATGTGCCAAATCGCTCGCTTGCCGCTCTAGATTCATCTGGCCAACCGGCTTTTGGATCGATCTACAGTCCCGGTGAATGCTTAAGGAGTTTTGATCTCAGCTCGTtcgttgccgccgcccgccgcttgcTCGTCTTTCATCCGGTTTGGGTTTTGATTTGCCGATTCCTATATGCTGTTGTGTTCGTTTCTGAACACATGAACGAACCGTGGCTTTCTTTTTCTAGGCTCATGTGCATATCACGCATAAATGGTCACAAGGATAGTGTGCACTTTTGATCATACACTTTAGTATATGCATGCACAGTTAATTATTTGATTGATGAGATATAGCCCGTCCAACAATTTCTCTATTGTATTAATTGGCTATAATATTAACTCTAAAATGACATGGAGATAAAGTATAGCCGACTGTCGACAgtactattgaccttgctcttatGACGAGGATGACGACGACTGCTACTGTTATGATCAGTCTGATGATGATCTCGCTTATGATTACGACGGGCTCAAGGATTACCTTGCATTGTGATGATGATCTTTTTTATCTCGACTTCGGTTTTGACTAGGATGCTGTCTATAAATCTTACTAATGTATGAGTAGTTTAATTTGATGCATGCTGGTCACACTACTCCACAGAAGGTTTTCCCGTGCGGTCAAacggattttcgcgtgcggagcTTCAGCCCGTCTGGAGCAGTACGTCTGCAAAAATCGCTATTTGTGCGTGCGGGCGGCgcaaccgcacgcgaaaatcggattttcgcgtgcgggtgcttatgtcgtccgcacgcgaaaattaaaaattaaaaaaaaaccaaaattgaaaaaacaaaaccCTAAACCTAGCCGTCGCCACcttcccgtcgtcgtcgccgtcgccgtggccaGATCCACCGCCTTCCTGTCATCGTCACCGTCGCCTTCCCGTCGTTGTcggagggccgccgccgccgtcacgccgccggatccgcgcggggggtggccgccgccgctggatccgCGCGGGGGGCGGCTGCCGTCGCCTACGCCAGCCGCGCGCCATCGTCGCCTTCGCGGCGGGcagccgccgtcaccgtcgccgcgggccgccgccctcgcctacATCCGCCGCGCGCGTGAGGAGAGGATAGGAGGGGCGCGCGCGAGGAGAGGATAGGAGAGAGAGCACTGAGAGAATAAAGGAGAGGGATGGGACAAAGGAGGGATgattatttttgcgtgcggctCTCTTAATAggcccgcacggaaaaatcggtTTATTTTTCTGTGCGGTTCATTTAGGacgaccgcacggaaaaatcgattttcccgtgcgggcgaTAGCCCGACGCCCGGTCCCCTATTTTTTCCGTGCTGTTCCACTTACGAACCGCATGGAAACAAAAGGGACGGCGTCCAGAAAAATCAATCCTCTAGTAGTGTCATTTGTTTGTCTTTGTTCACCTATCATGTGGAATCGTGTCACGTGGGAAACCTGAACGTGCAGTAATTTTGTTCCTATAAATCAACAATTACAGCAAGTTTAATGGTAAAGCTAAGTACTAGATGTAACCTTATATTAGAACTTACATGTATAATAAATTAGATGTGTAAGGTTAGCTATAATTCTTTCCCTCTTActtccttcgtcccaaaaaacCAACGTCATACtaagatgtgacacatcctaatacaattctttttttggacggagaaaGTATTTTCTTTCACTGTAAACTTAATTCATTTATTTGGAACATGTGTAGAACTAACTCTTATATTCACTACTAGATAAAACCCAATAACCGCTGGTTGGAAACCTCGTATAGGTATCGGATTTCCAACTAGCACCTAGTTTGGGGGCATCAATGACCTCGGGTATTGGTGTCGCCGTGTCGGTTCCAGAACAGGCACCTatgaagattatatatatatgtgcccacctataattttttaaataaaaaatatgaaaaaaaaataaatcttcgATATGTGCCCTGGAGCTCGGGAAGGCGTCGCTGCAGTCAGGTGGAGCTCTGGCAAAAAGACGTTGTTGCCACCATTGAGTAGCAAGAACATGGCACCACGAATCAGAttggggtgggggggggatGAGGCGGGGGACGAAGGAAGAAGGAGCGCCACGGGTAGTAGTAGGGAGAGACATACCAAGGTTGTGCTTGGTGTGCTCCCGATGGAGGTGGAGTCACTGCCGGTAGACGTGCAGCCTGAGCCGTGCGTTGCCGTCAGCTAGCACCACATGGTCCCTCCATAGGGCCGACGCGTTGGTGAGCACCGTGAGGTCCCTCCACCGCCATAgcaacaccgccgccgcctgctacTTGTGCCCCCCACAAGTCTCACCGTCGTCGCTGCCACACGCCGATGATGAATTCTAGGGCTTGGAGTGATAAATCATAGGGGAGGAAGCCAACGAGCACTGAAGGAGGGGAGCAGtggtggcggaggcgacggTGGAGTGGAActtggggaggaggtggaggtgaagGCGAGATCGTGAGGGGATCTAACAAGAGAGGGGGGAGATCAAGCAAAGGCTGTGAGTGCATGTGGATAATGACGCGTCCTGCCGGCCGGCTCGGCTCAGCTTGGGTTGTATGGGtgctgatttttttaattaaccgaTGCCTATAATACTGGTACCTCTAATGTATAATAGGtgttaatttctttttaaaaatgatagtagtagtagtagtgccAATTTTTCTCGAAAAGTGGTATATTTTTACTCAAATGCGTCGGTTCTATATTTTTGCGTCCCACAAAATTGGGAAAATGTTAATAGGTGCTGATTTTAAATGAGCCAGTACGTATAAACTCGTACTTATTAAgagttttgtagtagtgatgtGAGCCAATATTCCATATTTTCCTTTATCTTTCTTTTCTGCATGCGCTTATAGTTGGTTTAAGCCTAACTagtattccctccatcccaaaatagaATGCTCAACCACTCCTAATACAAAGACCGAGAAAGAATTTAATCACCTTCTTGATTAAATCACATCCATACATGCAAGCAATGTGATTGGAAGACTTAATAGtacataaattaaaataaaccaaatttaaaGAACCAAGAGGTGATAGTAAATGTATTCACGCATGTATgctttatattataagacataagaaaaaaatagttatgacttatattttgggatgaatagAGTACGTAAAATACTTATATTGCtcttagagcatcaccaacaaatTAGCAATAATCTATCtccaaattttgattttttttggttttctaaACTGAAAATATGAAGTGAAAAAACTTCTCCCTCCAAAAGAAAACATAAATTTAATTCCCAAAAACTAAAAATGGGCCCTTCTGTTTTCTTCCTTCCCCGCGCGCAGAAAGAGATCGCTCCCACGCGCAGGAATGGGAGAGAGGCGGGAAACGCACGATTGGGAGTGGAAGAGGTGAGATCGCGCTCTCTTTATCAACAGAGCGAGAATTCGGGAGATGGGAAGTTCAAATTTTGGGCAGGAGAGTAGGGGATCTATCGAAGCTGTTTTTTTTGACTAAAATCTATCAAAATGAGTTTTAGGAATAGACTAGGGGACTATTGGTGATACTCTTAATTTTTTACCCATTAGGCCATtaccaacccaatgactagaatGATGTCCATAGAATTAAATAAACTACCACCTAAGATAAAATATGATGTGACAAAGTGAATAAattaagaaagaaaagaaagccaGATCTTACataagacatggtttctacataacatccaagacatcatgtgagataagaagtgtcagggttatggataaggtataccctatATCATTGGATATACGTTGTATACTGATATGGTATACCCACGCGTGTACGGATAGTTCATGTATGcgttaaggaaatctatcatGTGGTAGATACAGAAtccacagatggaaggagttcTACTCGGATAAGGCTGAGTCTTTgccatatcgtgaggggtccgatatcttcgagtcctacttggagatcgACTGACCcgtggtataaaagggaccccctgggtatgacctaaggcatcgaatcttatcgccaacacatccaccacagcctatgaagccggagcctacgggagccaagtcgccaggtgatctagtcgaaccaactcgactacggtctcgtcggtatcatcgagttccattATTTCTTTTGTAATCTgcggtttccatcatataatcccataccaactggattagggctattacctatcaaggggcctgaaccagtataatccttgtcttttgtttgcttgatgtcatattacgtagatcctcgttccaacgtaccATAATACCCTTTATATCCAGTCTACGgatatcccccgtcgacaagtagtattaaatttaagtatgaaataatattgtttgcattaaaagagtagtgtctagtactagtttttttttatgatgtgaAGTTTATAAAAACTATGTCTGGTGTCTTGTGTTGGAATTAACCTTGACTATGCCAAGAATCCAAGATCGTGAATCAAACGGTCGGATTTCAACCGCTGCTCTCTTGAGCCAATCACACCTAATTTCCTGTGCGACATCAATGCCACTAGCCCAAGATCGTGCACCGCCCCCGAGGAGAGAAAACGAAGCGACTCATCTGCCATCTCAACCTCTCGcgtcctatatatataaatcGCGCCTTGATCTTTACCGCATTGAGCTTTTCATTTTTCTCCCTTCCTACGGCGAGACAAGTAGAGTATGTCTTCGGTGGAGGTAGGGGATCTATCGAAGCTGTTTCTCTGATATCTCAAACTTCCATCTacagtattttctttttcttttttttttcagatttcagGTGTTGCAGTGGAATCCATGGACGCCctgccggtgccggtgccggaGAAGCTGTCGCCGGAGACGAGGGACTGGTCGGAGCTGCCGTTGGACGCGCTCTCCGTCGTCTTCGGCAAGCTGCCGCGCCATCGAGGTCCTCATGGGCGCCGGCCTCGTGTGCCACTCGTGGCTCCAAGCTGCCAAGCTGCCTCACCTATGGCGATGCGTCGACATGTCGCACTCGCACCCCCGGGACGTGTCGCGGAGAAATTGCGCCATGGCGAAGGTCGCCGTGGACCGCTCCGGCGGGAAGCTCGAGGTGTTCAAGGGGAAGAGGTTTGTTACCAATAATCTCCTCACCTATGTCGCAGACAGGTAATAATGCTTTGTCTACAAAACTTCTCCAACTTTTTGCTCTGTAAAATTTTCATATCGAGTTAATATtgcttttttctttattttccgTCCAATGTGTAGATCATCAATTGCGTACTTGAATTTCTATGCTGTTTACATTTTTGCAcgaattatatattattttatttacagGTCACCTTGTCTGAAGTGTCTTTACCTCGAGTCATGCACAAGTGTCTCCAACAAAGGACTCACCGAGCTCATCACGAAATGTCCGATGCTAGAGGACTTGACGCTCTACAGCTGCAGAAATATCGACGGCGACGTCTTCGTGGTCGCCGGCAAGGCGTGCCGTCGCATGAAGCGTCTCCACGTACGCTGGTGCGGAGCGTTACCTGCCTACTTCGACGGCGACGAGCCGGTCGGGATCGCGACGATGCGCGAGCTGCGACACCTGACGCTCGAAGGCATCGGCGTCAGCCAGGAGAAGCTGATGGCCATTGTCGATGGCTGCCCTCAGCTGGATCTCCTCCACGTGAGCGGGTgccccggcctcgccgccgtcgacgacgcccTGCAAGCCAAGTGCGCCGGCATCAAGTCGTTGACGCTTCGCCCCTACCAGGAACTGGAAGTCTGGAAGTGACCAGATTGGGGTGATTTTCAGCTCTCTCCTCGAGAGTTTAGAATACACTACTATAAAAATGGTAAACGGTGCCGGTTGGAAAACtctaataggtgccggtttttccaACCGGCACAATGAAGGCGGCACAGATGAGTGATCCGGCACAAATCACATTTtcagaaccggcacctttagaCCACTcgcgagccaaaaaaaaaaaaaagctcgacACATCGGCTCAAatcgagccgatgcatcgagcTCATCCCCAATCCCTAATCCACGATCATTCGCAGAAAAGAACTTCACAGAAATCATTCACAAAACATTGATCAAAGAAATCATCACAGAAAATGGTTGCTGCCGGACCGCCAGATCCGACGGACGGAGGGCGCCGCCTCCAGGCCACCACCGCCTCTCGTCCCATCGCCGCATCCCCcctcccttccgccgccgcatgccgcctcccgccgcaaGGCCGCCCCTCCCCGGATCTGGCcggtgaggggagggggggggggcgcatccAGCGAGAGAGAGtcgagaggggagggcgccgccaccgcatcccccctccccaccgccgccgcatgccgcctcccgccgcggccgccgctggccaccgccgcaccggcggaggggagggcgcggccaccgccgcacACCGCTCCTCCAACCGCCGCCTCCATCGTcgggagaggagaaagagaagaggagagaagggagagagagcggagagaaCGAGAGGAGACGAGCGAGCGATCGACCTTATCCTCTCGAGTCTCGAAGCGTCGTGGTGGGGCCCGCGCCGACTCGGCTCTTCCGGCTCGGCTCAAtgataggtgtcggttttaaaaaaaaccggcacctataatttattataagTGCCGGTTTTTAATATTTGAAGGTTTCGGTTTTTATAAAAAACCGGCACAAAATagaataggtgccggttttttaattagaaccgacacctattattacttaaaggtgccggtttttcccAATTTCAACCCGCGGAGGTGGGAAATggcttataggtgccggttttagcacTACCGGCTCCTATTGCAGCGACacatatttgatgttttgtagtagtaatAGTTTCCTTGGGTTGACTACTACTTGTATTGTGATATGGAATTTTGGGATTTCTGATTGTGCCATCCACCTAGGAGTGAACATTTTCTTAGGACTAGAATATTTTGAAAAGAGATTAGGACTGGAATAAGCAGCTGTTAACAGAAACATTTGATCGTAAGCAAACATCGTATGTGTAGCAGCTCTCAATAGTGTATGCGCTTTTGCAATTTTGTGTCCTGACAGAACTACTCCAATTCAAGTTTCCTACATTGGAATTCTGACAGTCGTCTATAGcaatttaatagtatagctaactattggctccaaatcatctactctattatttttttaacgactcgcacaAGACTGtacgaagttctattgatagagcagaaaaaattacaagattataaccctggagagtcgtaaccaggaaaaatgaaaaaatatatCACCACCCATACACCGACAGCGCCAATCCACAAGCCctggagaaggctagcaccggaccgacCGCTGtcaagcgtgaccgaccgccgtCTGTTGTCGTCCAGCTGGATCCGGCCGTTGTGGAGTCGGACCTCGCCCACCGCTGCTCCACCGGgcaccatcgtcgccgtcgccaccagcaAACCCCACCGCCTGTCGCCTCCCCGCCAGATCCAGGCGTGGATCTGGCGGcacttccaccgccgccgctccctctcc encodes:
- the LOC107275601 gene encoding putative F-box/LRR-repeat protein 9, producing MESMLLPPESRDWSELPMDAFSVIFAKLGAIELLMGAGLVCHSWLHAAKLPHLWQCVEMVHHEALSLKEPIVMSEMARAAVDRSDGRLEAFEGQWFVNDGLLNYIRDRSPKLKRLCLVSCYSVYKEAFIEFIAKCPLIEDIALINCGSVVFHALNVITGKSFPQLKRFELRTAFERPCYGCDVPLGIPTVRHLQHLILGGIIDIDNEEPPALTLILLASGSAMSSRSSMLRTLRAKCAKIKIRTEASLLP
- the LOC107276736 gene encoding putative F-box/LRR-repeat protein 23, with translation MGAGLVCHSWLQAAKLPHLWRCVDMSHSHPRDVSRRNCAMAKVAVDRSGGKLEVFKGKRFVTNNLLTYVADRSSIAYLNFYAVYIFARIIYYFIYRSPCLKCLYLESCTSVSNKGLTELITKCPMLEDLTLYSCRNIDGDVFVVAGKACRRMKRLHVRWCGALPAYFDGDEPVGIATMRELRHLTLEGIGVSQEKLMAIVDGCPQLDLLHVSGCPGLAAVDDALQAKCAGIKSLTLRPYQELEVWK